CGATTACAGGCCCAATTGGCGTGGTGATTGCGGCGTATCTCGTAAAGTCGCTTGATTTGCACTTGCTGGCATGGCTGGTGATTGGCGTGGTGCTCTATACCGCTATCACCATGTATCGCTCGTGGGCAAAAGAGCGCGTACTTGCTGGCAAAGAGGCGCTGGCAGGTTCGACCGAGTAGGGGCTATCCCACTGGAATTGAAAAAGGTACGCATGGCGTACCTTTTTTATTGGCACGGTGTTTGGCCGGGCCGCCTGTGTTTGGTTGTAGCTACAGGCAGCTAAGGCTGAAAATCGCGCGTTTCAAGCTGGCAGTCCTGCGGGGTACAAATCAATACCGAGCCATGCTTATACCAGTCGCCTAGCACAATGCGGCGTGCATCTTGCCCGTTGACGGACAGGGTATGGACGTCAGGCCGGTGCGTATGGCCGTGGATCATCTGGTTGACCCCAAGCTCTGCCATGACATGGACAACCTCACCGGGGGTGACGTCCATTATGGCCTGGCTTTTGGTCCGGTTGGTCTGGCTGCTGTCGCTTCGCATCTTCTCACCGATACGCTGGCGGTAGCGCAGCGGCAGGCGGAAAAAAAGCCATTGAATAAAGCGGTTATGTACCTTCTTGCGATAGCGCTGATAGCCTTCATCGAGCGTGCACAGAGTGTCACCGTGCAGGAGCAGGGTTGGAGTGCCATAGAGATCAACCACAGTGTGCTCGGGCAGCAGCTCGACCCCGGTTTCTTGGCTGAAGCGTTTGCCTATCAGGAAGTCCCGGTTGCCGTGGATAAAATAGCACGGCACGCCGTTGTCGGTGAGCTGGCGGAAGGCTGATTTTATTTGCTGGTGGAACGGGGAATCATCATCATCGCCAATCCACATTTCAAATAGATCGCCCAATACATAAAGGGCATCGATGCCACGGGCTTCGGTGGACATAAAGCGAAGGAAACAGGCGGTGATGTCAGGCCTGTCGGCACTCAAGTGCAGATCGGAAATAAAAAGTGTGGTCATAGAGGGGAAGAGTGGCACATTGGCCACCCTTTGTGAAGCATTACTCTTCGATAGTCACGTTGTTGATAACAACTTCTTCTACCGGTACGTCCTGGTGCACGTAGCCCCAGTTGCCCGTTGCAACGCCTTTGATCTTGTTCACTACGTCCATGCCTTCAACCACTTCAGCAAATACGCAGTAGCCCCAGCCATCAGGTGTTTCTGATTTGAAGTCCAGGAATTTGTTGTCGTTAACGTTGATGAAGAACTGAGAGCTTGCAGAGTGCGGCTCCATAGTACGCGCCATAGCCAGTGTGCCGACTTTGTTGCTTAGGCCGTTGTTGGCTTCGTTCTTGATTGGTGCACGAGTTTCTTTTTCTTCCATGCCAGAAGCCATACCGCCGCCCTGGATCATGAAGCCATCGATAACGCGGTGGAACAGAGTGCCGTTATAGAAACCGTCACGACAGTACTGTAGAAAGTTTGCACAGGTCTCAGGTGCTTTTTCAGTGTTTAGTTGGATTTTGATGTCACCAAAAGTAGTGTGAAGCGTTACCATGAGCTTGTCCTTTAAATAGGTGTATATTGCTTTAAACGTTGGATTCTATCTTACCCGACATAGGCGTCAATATTAACTGTTGCCAATGGCAAACTCTGTGATAAATAGGCGAAATATTGACCTTTTGCTTAACTATAGAATATGCGTGAAGGCTTGGCACCTTGGACAGGCAAAGTGAAGGCGGCAGTATCCCTGACGATATTGTGGCAGAATCGTCCCGATGGCGTGATTTTCCTTGCTATGGGCGGCCAATAAAGGTGTAATTACCTTCTTGAATTGCAACCCCACCAAATGAGTATCGAAGAGACATGTTGAAGATCTATAACTCACTGACAAGACAAAAAGAGGAATTTAAACCCATTCAGCCAGGTAAAGTTGGCATGTATGTCTGTGGGGTTACCATCTACGATCTCTGTCACATCGGCCACGGTCGTACGTTTGTGTCATTCGATGTGGTGTCTCGCTACCTGCGTTATTCGGGTTACGATCTGACTTTTGTTCGTAACATCACTGACATTGATGACAAGATCATCAAGCGCGCAGCGGAAAATGGCGAAAGCTGTGACTCTCTGACTGAGCGTTTGATCGGCGAAATGCACGCTGACTTTGATGCACTGGGCATGAAGCGCCCGGATATCGAGCCTCGCGCGACCGAATTTATCGCTGAAATTATCGCGATGTGTGAGCGCCTGATCGAGCGTGGTTTTGCCTATGTGGCAGACAATGGCGATGTGATGTTCGAAGTGAGCAAGTTCGACGAGTACGGCAAGCTGTCTAAGCAAGACCTTGATCAGCTACAAGCCGGTGCCCGTGTTGATATCGAAACAGCCAAGCGTAGCCCGCTTGATTTCGTGCTATGGAAGATGTCCAAGCCGGGTGAGCCAACTTGGGAATCACCATGGGGCGCAGGCCGCCCGGGCTGGCACATTGAATGTTCGGCAATGAACTCGGCTATCCTGGGTGATCACTTCGATATCCATGGCGGTGGTTCTGATCTGCAGTTCCCGCACCATGAAAATGAAATTGCCCAGTCATGCTGTGCAACGGGCTCCCAGTACGTGAATACTTGGATGCACAGCGGCATGGTAATGGTTGACCGCGAGAAGATGTCCAAATCGCTGGGTAACTTCTTTACTATCCGTGATGTACTGGGTTACTTCGATGCCGAAACCGTGCGTTACTTCCTGATGTCTGGCCATTACCGTAGCCAGCTGAATTACAGCGAAGATAACCTCAAGCAGGCTCGTTCAGCGCTTGAGCGCCTGTACACATCACTCCGTGGTCTTGATACTTCGGTTGCTGCTGCCGGTGGTGATGAGTTTGTTGCCCGCTTCAAAGAAGCGATGGACGACGACTTCAACACGCCTGAAGCTTACTCTGTGCTGTTTGATATGGCGCGCGAAATCAACCGCCTGAAAGCGGAAGATATCAATGCGGCTTCTGCACTGGGTGCACGCATGCGTGAGTTGGCAGATGTACTTGGCCTATTGGCTCAAGAGCCGGAAGCCTTCCTACAAGGTGGTGCCGGTGAAGACGAAGACGTCGCTGAAATCGAAGCACTTATCCAGCAGCGTCTGGATGCCCGTGCAGCGAAAGACTGGGCGGCAGCGGATGAAGCCCGCGACAAGCTGACCGCGATGGGTATTATCCTGGAAGACGGCCCTCAAGGTACGACTTGGCGCCGTAAGTAAAGGATAACCTTCTTTGAATTCAATGAGCCGGAGTGAAAACTCCGGCTTTTTTTATGCCTAATAATCAAAAGTTACACCAAGATCACCATTCGAAAATTTTACGTTCAATTTCGAGCGTTATCGATCACACATAACGAAAGTCATGCTACTGAAATACTGGTGAGTCATTATTATGCTTGTACTATGATGTGTTCATATCTTTATGTTTTATATTAAAAACAGATAATCATAACGCGTTGACTAGGACATAATAATGAAAACAGCTTGCCTTGCTGCCGTGATAGGCAGTGCCCTAATTGCTTCCCCGTGCTTCGCTCAAACCAACGCCGATAAGGTGGTGGTGGCCCACCGCGGAGCCTCCGGTTACCTGCCCGAGCATACTCTTGCCTCTAAAGCGCTGGCCTATGCCATGAAGCCGGATTACATCGAGCAGGATGTGGTGATGACCAAAGATAACCGGCTGGTGGTATTGCATGACCACTACCTTGACCGTGTCACCAATGTGGCTGCGGTATTCCCAGACCGTGCCCGTGATGATGGCCGCTATTATGCGATTGACTTTACCCTGGCCGAAATCAAGCAGCTCAGTGTGACTGAAGGCTTCAAGCTCGAAGAGGGCAAACAGGTGCAGGGGTTCCCGGGGCGTTTTCCAATGTGGCAGTCTGACTTCAAGGTGCCGACTTTCGAAGAAGAGATCGAGATGATCCAAGGGCTGAACAAGACCCTCGGCTACGATATTGGTATTTATCCTGAAATCAAAGCACCTTGGTTCCACCGCCATGAAGGCAAGGATATCAGTGCGGCCGTGCTTAAGGCGCTCAAGCAATACGGCTATACCAGTAAAGACAGCAAGGTATACCTGCAAACATTCGACTACAACGAGCTCAAGCGTATTCACGATGAGTTGATGCCAGCGATGGGAATGGAGGTCAAACTGGTTCAGTTGATGGCTTATACCGACTGGAATGAAACCATGGTGTATGGTGAGGACGGCAGTGCGAAACCTTACAGCTATGATTGGATGTTCCAACCAGGAGGCATGGCCGCGGTGGCAAAATACGCCGATGGCATCGGTCCTTGGAAGCCGATGGTGGTGTCTGATGAATCAGTAAAAGGTAACATCAGGCTGACGGGGCTGGTCAAGGCTGCCCATGACGCCGGGATGCAGGTTCACCCGTACACCTTCCGTTCCGACGAAGGACGCATTCCAGCCTATGCCAATGACTTCAATGACATGCTGGACATCTTTTACCGAACAGCCAATGTTGACGGCGTATTTACTGATTTTCCAGATAAGGCGGCGGACTATTTAAATCGCCAACAGTAAAGCGCGATAAATCCACAAAATTAAAAAACGGCACCCTGTTGTAAGGGTGCCGTTTTTGTTGTTAGAGCCCGAATATGGACGGCGTCAGCAGGCAAATCAAAGGTGTTCGGGAAGCTCGGTCCCGCATTTTTTGCAGAAATTAGCATCACTCTCATGGCCGCTGGCCGAGCAGTTAGTGCAGCGGATCAAATGTCGCTGGGTCTGCATCTCCTGACTGAGCTCGGCGGTAATGATCCCGGTCGGTACTGCCAAGATCGAGTAGCCCAGTAGCATGGTAAAAGAAGCAATGGCTTTGCCGATATTTGTCTGCGGCACAATATCGCCATAACCCACTGTCGTAATCGTGACGATGGCCCAGTAGATGCTGGTGGGAATACTGGTAAAGCCGTTGTCGGGCCCTTCGACGATGTAGAGTAATGAACCCAGGACAGTAACCAAGATGGCCACAGTGCTGAAGAACACCAAGATCTTGCGCTGTGCCATCAGGAGGGCTCGCAACAGGATATTGGAGTCTTTGAGGAAGCGGGCAAGCTTGAGGATCCTGAAAATTCGCATGACACGGATCAGGCGTATGATAAGCAGGTAGTTCGAGCCCGGAAATAGAAACGCGAGATAGCTGGGCAGAACGGCAATGAGGTCGATGACACCATAAAAGCTGCGGGCATACGCCCATGGTTTGGGGGAGCAATACAGGCGCAATGCATATTCGATGGTAAACAGCAGGGTGAATGTCCATTCAAGCGTGGTGAGCGTTTCACTGTATTTGAAATCGACAGAGCGGATGGTAGACAGGATCAAAACGACTTCAGAGCAAAGGATCGCGACAATTAGCGCGATATCGAAATTCCGGCCAGCTTTGGTTTGGGTGCCGAAGATGATTTGGTAAAGGCGCTGTTTGCGGGTCAGGGTAACCAAAGCAATGAGTCCTTAGTTATTTATATAAGTATATAAATAATAAACCAAATAGTTGGGTCGTAGTAAGCAAAATAGTCCTTTGGCATGAAGGTGAAGGGCTTGGTGCGAGCTTGTTGGGGAGAATGCGGACGCGAACGGACTGGCGGCGTTCTATGGCCGGAGAGCTATCCGGCCACAGAGTGGGCTGGGGTTAGGCTAGTCCCGGGAATAGGGCGCGTAGTCCGTTGGCAATGAACTCGATGCCGAGTGCTGCTAGGATCAGGCCCATAATACGGGTGATGACGTTGATGCCGGTCTGGCCTAGAAAACGGACGATGATCGGGGCGGCTCGGAACAAGAGCCAGCAGCAAAACGCAAACGCCACGATAGTCATGGCAATGCCAACCGTGCTGCTCATCCCCGGGTAGCGGGAGCCGTACACGATAGTGGAACTGATGGCACCCGGGCCTGCCATTAACGGCATTGCCAGCGGAACAACACCAATCTGCTCGCGGCTGATGGACTCGGATTTTTCCTGCTTGTTCTGTTTATCCTCACCCAACTTACCGCTCATCATTGAGAAAGCGATGGTCAATAGGAGCAGGCCACCGGCAACACGGAACGAATCGAGGGAAATACTGAACATATCCAGCAATAACTGACCAGCAAGGAGCGACACGGTCAGGATCACGGCAACGGCGATATTGGCGGTCAGGGCCGTTTTGTTTCGCTCCTCCGGGCTCATATGGCCAGTCAGCGAGACAAAGATCGGCATGATTCCGATGGGGTTGACGGCAGCGATCAGACCGACAAAAAACTGCAGAAAAATAGCTAATTCAAGTGGTTGCATATGGGGTTTAGTACTAATTATGGGAGTTTAGAGCCCAACAGGAAGCCAATGTTGCCAAAGATTAGAAAAGTCGCACGGTGAGCAAGCGCGGCCGAGTCAACAATAGGGGGCCAGCCGATGATCTAACCTTTGATAAAAACAGTACAAACCTGTTGATCGGCGATACTTTAAGCCAATCGTTTGCATTTAACCAATTAAAAATAGTTATACCTACCGCAATATAAAGTTATTTATGAAATTGTTGTTGCGGTGGTGTAAAAGCGGTTGGTTTAGGTTACTCTTTGATGAGTAGATCGCGTGCTACATTAATGAAACAAAACTGATTCAAGTACGACAAAAAAATGTGATTTAGCTCTCGTTATGGTATCGATATGACAAATTGTGTAGCTTTATTACGTAATAATATGGCTAGATAACCGCGGGATTTGGCTCTGCTTTGTTGTTCATCAAGCGCAATGGTCACAAAACAACCGTTTAGGTTATTGCTTTTGGGTGATATGCGTCAAAAAATAACAAAGTGTAACTCTAAATGGTTACAAGTGATCTAAATCAATTTTTTTCGAGGTGTGAAAGAATATAATCAGTTTTGAAAGCAATTTACTAAGTATGTGTGTTACCAGGTTGTTTTTTGGAGCCGGATGCTCGCCAGGTAACCCTTAGGATGTGTACGCATCCTTACTAAAAAGTTTTCAATCTTAAGTTAGGAGTTAACTATGCCTGTTACTAATATGGCTGAACTAGATGCAATGGTTGCACGCGTTAAAGCGGCTCAGAAAGAGTTTGCGACTTACTCTCAGGAGCAAGTTGACAAAATCTTCCGTGCTGCATCACTAGCTGCCAACCAAGCACGTATTCCTCTAGCGCAACAAGCGGTAGAAGAGTCAGGTATGGGTATCGTCGAAGACAAGGTTATCAAGAACCACTTCGCTTCAGAATTTATCTACAACAAATATAAAGATGAGCAGACCTGTGGCATCCTGGAAGAGGATGACAACCTAGGTACTATGACTATCGCAGAGCCTGTTGGCATCATCTGTGGTATCGTACCAACCACAAACCCAACCTCTACTGCTATCTTCAAATCTCTAATCTCTCTTAAAACCCGTAACGGTATCATCTTCTCGCCACACCCACGTGCGAAGAACTCTACTAACGATGCAGCTAAATTGGTTCTAGAAGCGGCTATCGCTGCTGGTGCGCCAAAAGACATCATTGGTTGGATCGACCAGCCTTCTGTAGAGCTATCTAACGCACTGATGAAGCATGATGACATTGCACTTATCCTTGCAACTGGTGGTCCAGGCATGGTTAAAGCAGCTTACTCTTCTGGTAAGCCTGCAATCGGTGTTGGTGCGGGTAACGTTCCAGTTGTTATCGATGAAACTGCAGACGTTAAGCGTGCTGTTGCTTCTATCCTGATGTCTAAGACTTTCGATAACGGTGTAGTATGTGCTTCTGAGCAGGCTGCAATCGTTGTTGACGAAGTTTACGACGAAGTGAAAGAGCGTTTCGCTTCTCACAAAGCATACGTTCTATCTAAGGCAGAAGCTGAGAAAGTACGTAAAGTACTGCTTATCGACGGTAACCTAAACGCGAAAATCGTAGGCCAGCCAGCGCCAGCAATCGCTGAAATGGCAGGCGTTAAAGTACCAGCTGACACTAAAGTTCTTGTTGGTGAAGGTCTGGGCAAAGTGTCTTACGACGATGCATTCGCTCACGAAAAACTGTCTCCAACTCTAGGTCTATTCCGCGCTGACAACTTCGAAGATGCAGTTGCTCAGGCGGTAACTATGGTTGAAATCGGTGGTATCGGCCACACATCTGGTCTTTACACTAACCAAGACGTGAATGCAGACCGCATCCGCTACTTCGGTGACAAGCTGAAGACTGCACGTATTCTTGTAAACATCCCTACAACTCACGGTGGTATCGGTGACCTGTACAACTTCAACGTTGCACCGTCTCTAACACTGGGTTGTGGTTCATGGGGTGGTAACTCTATCTCTGAGAACGTAGGTCCTAAGCACCTTATCAACAAGAAAACTGTAGCTAAGCGAGCTGAAAACATGTTGTGGCACAAACTACCTAAGTCAATCTACTTCCGTCGTGGTAGCCTGCCAATCGCACTTGGCGACCTAGAAGGCAAGAAACGTGCATTCCTAGTAACTGACCGTTTCCTATTCAACAACGGTTACGCTGATGAGGTAGTAAAACTACTGAAAGCTCAGGGTATTGAAGTTCAAGTATTCTTCGATGTAGAGGCCGATCCTACTCTATCTGTTGTAGAGAAAGGTGCAGCTGCAATGCAAAGCTTCCAGCCAGACGTGATCTTAGCTCTAGGTGGTGGTTCACCAATGGATGCTGCGAAAATCATGTGGGTTATGTACGAGCACCCAGAAACACACTTCGAAGAACTAGCAATGCGCTTCATGGACATCCGTAAGCGTATCTACAAGTTCCCTAAAATGGGTAAGAAAGCTGAGTTGGTATGTATCACAACTACTTCTGGTACAGGTTCTGAAGTTACGCCATTTGCGGTTGTTACTGATGACAAAACCGGTGCTAAATACCCTCTAGCGGACTACGAGCTAACACCACAAATGGCTATCGTTGATGCCAACCTTGTGATGAACATGCCTAAGTCGCTAACCGCGTTCGGTGGTTACGATGCGGTAACTCACGCCCTAGAAGCTTACGTATCTGTTCTTGCGAACGAATACTCTGACGGCCAGGCTCTACAAGCACTTAAGATGCTGAAAGAGTACCTACCTTCAAGCTACGCGAACGGTGCTAACGACCCAATCGCTCGTGAGAAAGTACACAACGCAGCAACTATCGCTGGTATCGCGTTTGCCAACGCCTTCCTAGGTGTTTGTCACTCAATGGCGCACAAGGTTGGTGCTGAGTTCCACGTACCTCACGGCCTAGCGAATGCACTGCTGATCTCTAACGTTGTTCGTTACAACGCAAACGACAACCCAACTAAGCAGACTGCATTCTCTCAGTACGACCGTCCACAGGCACGCCGTCGTTATGCAGAAGTTGCTGACCACCTAGGCCTATCTCAGGAAGGTGATCGCACTGCACAGAAGATTGAGCGTCTTCTAGCATGGTTGGATGAGCTGAAAGTTAACCTAGAAATCCCAATGTCTATCCAGGCTGCGGGTGTAGCTGAGTCTGACTTCCTTGCGAAGCTTGATGAGCTAGCGGTTGAAGCGTTCGATGACCAGTGTACTGGTGCGAACCCACGCTACCCGCTAATTGCTGAGCTAAAAGAAGTTCTACTAGCTTCTTACTACGGTAAGGCGTTTGTTGAAGGTGAAACTTTCGAAGGCACAACGGTCATCAAGAAAAAAGAAGACCAGGAAGCAGTGAAAGCACCAAAAGCTAAAAAAGAGAAAGCAGAAGCTTAATCATTGTTTAGCTAGCGCACTTTAGACTACCTATGTAGCCCGCCATTTTGGCGGGCTTTTTTCGTTTAAGGACTGTCAATTTACCGGGGCAAGGAGGCTTTAGCTCACTTCGGCTTCAATCATCCTGCCGTTGAAGTAGTCGTTGGCGACGATATATTCTGCACTGCGGGCTATCTCGTATTGAAGTGGCGAGCTGAGCTTATGATGGTGGTTATTGCAAGGGCAGTCGATGGTCAGCGGCACCACACCGCCAACGCGAATGTTGAATTCTGCCAGTTCTTTGGCCCAGCTTTGGGTCAAGCCCGAAACAATGGCTTTCGAACCTGAGTGGATATAATTATGCTGGCAATCTTCATTGGCCGCCAGGTTGATGATTACCCCGGGGCAGTTGTGATCGCGCATGTAATGGGCGGTTTGCTTGCCGAAGGTGAAGAATGGGGTGGCTTTTTCGCTCATCGAACGGCTGAATTGATCGACTGAAGATGGGCTAAGCAGAGACGGCAACTCTGAGCCTACCCAGCAGTTAACCAAGACTTCGATCCTGCCAAAATGTTGGTGGACGTTATTGATCAGCGTGGCAATTGTCCGCTCGCTCAGGTCCGGGATCAGATAGGACTGGCACGAGGCTCCAACAGCCTGGCAAGCTTGTAGGGTCTGGCCAAGGGCGTGTTGGCGCTCATCGACCAATGCCAGTTTTGCCCCCAGTGAAGCAAAATGGAGCGATAGCGCTTTACCCAAGGGGCTGCCTGCCGCGGTGATGAGTATGACTGAATGTGCAATATTCATAGTTCTTCCTATATGACACTGTCAAAAGCCAACTTGCGAGTCATGGATTCAGGTTACGGAGCAATGGTGCGCTTGTCTGTGAATAATCCCCCAAACTTACGACCCAGCCATAAAATGTTAGTGAAGTGTGATCATAGTGCAGCGAAAAAGTGATGATGCTATGAGGGCGGTCACGAATTTAATGCTGTAATGATAATACGGTCAATGCAACAACCGTGTCATGGGGGGAGCAAGCAACGCTGGCTCTCGCTTTCGTCGCCGGAAATTGTGCTGGTTTAAACACCGTACATTTCGGCAAACCGCTTGGCTTGTACCAGTGAAAGATACAGATCCTGCGGTGAGGCTTTTATCGTGGCGTCTTCGGTAGGCGGCAGCAGGCGGCGTTCATGGCCTGAAAGGTTATGGTACACCTCTTCCGGCATGCCTTTGGTTCCTTGCGGCGGGTAGGAGAGTGGGGTGGGTTTGAGGCCATCAAGCAGACGAGCGTCGGCCAAGCCGCTTTGGTGGAACGCCTTGGCTTGCTGAGCTGCATTCTGGTAGCTACTTTCTGTGGTCGACAGCGGCTGCGGGTCTGGCAGTTCAAAGTAAGCCCGCAGCTCGCTTTCTGTCTTGCCCGCGGCAGGCAGTGCGTCAACCGGGGTTATCTCAAGCTGCTCGGGGGAGAGCAGGGCCAGCATCAGGGCAAAATCAGCACGACGCCCGCCTTCAACCGCATGGCTGAGCTGGCTGCCAAGCTGAACTTCGTTGATCAGCTGCGCTTTGTCGAGTGAATGAATTTGCATCAATTGCTGTACCGATAACCGAACCAGTGTTGTGAAGTTTGTATCGGTACAGCCTATGATTTCTTTAATAAAAAAAGTGAAACGGCAA
This Photobacterium gaetbulicola Gung47 DNA region includes the following protein-coding sequences:
- a CDS encoding short chain dehydrogenase (COG1028), which codes for MNIAHSVILITAAGSPLGKALSLHFASLGAKLALVDERQHALGQTLQACQAVGASCQSYLIPDLSERTIATLINNVHQHFGRIEVLVNCWVGSELPSLLSPSSVDQFSRSMSEKATPFFTFGKQTAHYMRDHNCPGVIINLAANEDCQHNYIHSGSKAIVSGLTQSWAKELAEFNIRVGGVVPLTIDCPCNNHHHKLSSPLQYEIARSAEYIVANDYFNGRMIEAEVS
- a CDS encoding putative potassium channel (COG1226), producing MVTLTRKQRLYQIIFGTQTKAGRNFDIALIVAILCSEVVLILSTIRSVDFKYSETLTTLEWTFTLLFTIEYALRLYCSPKPWAYARSFYGVIDLIAVLPSYLAFLFPGSNYLLIIRLIRVMRIFRILKLARFLKDSNILLRALLMAQRKILVFFSTVAILVTVLGSLLYIVEGPDNGFTSIPTSIYWAIVTITTVGYGDIVPQTNIGKAIASFTMLLGYSILAVPTGIITAELSQEMQTQRHLIRCTNCSASGHESDANFCKKCGTELPEHL
- a CDS encoding bifunctional acetaldehyde-CoA/alcohol dehydrogenase (COG1012,COG1454); protein product: MPVTNMAELDAMVARVKAAQKEFATYSQEQVDKIFRAASLAANQARIPLAQQAVEESGMGIVEDKVIKNHFASEFIYNKYKDEQTCGILEEDDNLGTMTIAEPVGIICGIVPTTNPTSTAIFKSLISLKTRNGIIFSPHPRAKNSTNDAAKLVLEAAIAAGAPKDIIGWIDQPSVELSNALMKHDDIALILATGGPGMVKAAYSSGKPAIGVGAGNVPVVIDETADVKRAVASILMSKTFDNGVVCASEQAAIVVDEVYDEVKERFASHKAYVLSKAEAEKVRKVLLIDGNLNAKIVGQPAPAIAEMAGVKVPADTKVLVGEGLGKVSYDDAFAHEKLSPTLGLFRADNFEDAVAQAVTMVEIGGIGHTSGLYTNQDVNADRIRYFGDKLKTARILVNIPTTHGGIGDLYNFNVAPSLTLGCGSWGGNSISENVGPKHLINKKTVAKRAENMLWHKLPKSIYFRRGSLPIALGDLEGKKRAFLVTDRFLFNNGYADEVVKLLKAQGIEVQVFFDVEADPTLSVVEKGAAAMQSFQPDVILALGGGSPMDAAKIMWVMYEHPETHFEELAMRFMDIRKRIYKFPKMGKKAELVCITTTSGTGSEVTPFAVVTDDKTGAKYPLADYELTPQMAIVDANLVMNMPKSLTAFGGYDAVTHALEAYVSVLANEYSDGQALQALKMLKEYLPSSYANGANDPIAREKVHNAATIAGIAFANAFLGVCHSMAHKVGAEFHVPHGLANALLISNVVRYNANDNPTKQTAFSQYDRPQARRRYAEVADHLGLSQEGDRTAQKIERLLAWLDELKVNLEIPMSIQAAGVAESDFLAKLDELAVEAFDDQCTGANPRYPLIAELKEVLLASYYGKAFVEGETFEGTTVIKKKEDQEAVKAPKAKKEKAEA
- a CDS encoding cysteinyl-tRNA synthetase (COG0215), translated to MLKIYNSLTRQKEEFKPIQPGKVGMYVCGVTIYDLCHIGHGRTFVSFDVVSRYLRYSGYDLTFVRNITDIDDKIIKRAAENGESCDSLTERLIGEMHADFDALGMKRPDIEPRATEFIAEIIAMCERLIERGFAYVADNGDVMFEVSKFDEYGKLSKQDLDQLQAGARVDIETAKRSPLDFVLWKMSKPGEPTWESPWGAGRPGWHIECSAMNSAILGDHFDIHGGGSDLQFPHHENEIAQSCCATGSQYVNTWMHSGMVMVDREKMSKSLGNFFTIRDVLGYFDAETVRYFLMSGHYRSQLNYSEDNLKQARSALERLYTSLRGLDTSVAAAGGDEFVARFKEAMDDDFNTPEAYSVLFDMAREINRLKAEDINAASALGARMRELADVLGLLAQEPEAFLQGGAGEDEDVAEIEALIQQRLDARAAKDWAAADEARDKLTAMGIILEDGPQGTTWRRK
- a CDS encoding putative peptidyl-prolyl cis-trans isomerase B (COG0652), which gives rise to MVTLHTTFGDIKIQLNTEKAPETCANFLQYCRDGFYNGTLFHRVIDGFMIQGGGMASGMEEKETRAPIKNEANNGLSNKVGTLAMARTMEPHSASSQFFINVNDNKFLDFKSETPDGWGYCVFAEVVEGMDVVNKIKGVATGNWGYVHQDVPVEEVVINNVTIEE
- a CDS encoding hypothetical protein (COG1215,COG2804), with product MQIHSLDKAQLINEVQLGSQLSHAVEGGRRADFALMLALLSPEQLEITPVDALPAAGKTESELRAYFELPDPQPLSTTESSYQNAAQQAKAFHQSGLADARLLDGLKPTPLSYPPQGTKGMPEEVYHNLSGHERRLLPPTEDATIKASPQDLYLSLVQAKRFAEMYGV
- a CDS encoding hypothetical protein (COG2095), which gives rise to MQPLELAIFLQFFVGLIAAVNPIGIMPIFVSLTGHMSPEERNKTALTANIAVAVILTVSLLAGQLLLDMFSISLDSFRVAGGLLLLTIAFSMMSGKLGEDKQNKQEKSESISREQIGVVPLAMPLMAGPGAISSTIVYGSRYPGMSSTVGIAMTIVAFAFCCWLLFRAAPIIVRFLGQTGINVITRIMGLILAALGIEFIANGLRALFPGLA
- a CDS encoding glycerophosphodiester phosphodiesterase (COG0584), with the protein product MKTACLAAVIGSALIASPCFAQTNADKVVVAHRGASGYLPEHTLASKALAYAMKPDYIEQDVVMTKDNRLVVLHDHYLDRVTNVAAVFPDRARDDGRYYAIDFTLAEIKQLSVTEGFKLEEGKQVQGFPGRFPMWQSDFKVPTFEEEIEMIQGLNKTLGYDIGIYPEIKAPWFHRHEGKDISAAVLKALKQYGYTSKDSKVYLQTFDYNELKRIHDELMPAMGMEVKLVQLMAYTDWNETMVYGEDGSAKPYSYDWMFQPGGMAAVAKYADGIGPWKPMVVSDESVKGNIRLTGLVKAAHDAGMQVHPYTFRSDEGRIPAYANDFNDMLDIFYRTANVDGVFTDFPDKAADYLNRQQ
- a CDS encoding UDP-2,3-diacylglucosamine hydrolase (COG2908), coding for MPLFPSMTTLFISDLHLSADRPDITACFLRFMSTEARGIDALYVLGDLFEMWIGDDDDSPFHQQIKSAFRQLTDNGVPCYFIHGNRDFLIGKRFSQETGVELLPEHTVVDLYGTPTLLLHGDTLCTLDEGYQRYRKKVHNRFIQWLFFRLPLRYRQRIGEKMRSDSSQTNRTKSQAIMDVTPGEVVHVMAELGVNQMIHGHTHRPDVHTLSVNGQDARRIVLGDWYKHGSVLICTPQDCQLETRDFQP